A stretch of the Paenibacillus dendritiformis genome encodes the following:
- a CDS encoding sensor histidine kinase, with the protein MKIKHWLMLCFLVAMLLPVLAGYVFYQLIHTYDERQELKEYIEMTGLLAEIEPMLQDVSLYRVQPDERFAALQREASDSLKITLYRADGVTVFSSMADSLTPKLYRVRPEVLYEHLYEMRKSHRAYTLKKPVFEQENLAGFYEITIVRDQWLEAFQNRTLIVAGGWVLFFLLLYAAAIFALHRKLIRPMQGLMRQMAAFANGESVPNPVHRAKDEVGELIGRFQEMRAQIECAREHLAEEQREREYMVAALSHDLKTPLTSLHAYAEALQQEGELSEEEKSDYYAVLFDKIAHMRRMLDNLTMYTALKSSEKLEERVEVDGDELFEMLFSGYDGLCAHRGIRLVTDCAVSGSYYMNAQQMIRLVDNLMGNAIRYTDGGRSIWLGACSPSQPLPDWIFPTIVDEVQAWRGERLILLVQNQGAAIPAEQLERLFTPFYQPDSSRTKAHAGSSGLGLSIAKMIVEKHDGDIRIWSEASFGTLVACRFR; encoded by the coding sequence ATGAAGATCAAGCATTGGCTTATGCTGTGCTTCCTCGTCGCCATGCTGCTCCCGGTCTTGGCCGGATATGTGTTCTATCAGCTTATTCATACTTATGACGAACGTCAGGAACTGAAGGAGTATATCGAAATGACCGGCCTCCTGGCCGAGATCGAGCCGATGCTGCAGGATGTGTCGCTGTACCGGGTGCAGCCGGACGAACGGTTCGCCGCGCTGCAGCGGGAGGCGAGCGATTCGCTCAAGATTACGCTCTACCGGGCAGACGGCGTCACCGTGTTTTCATCGATGGCGGACAGTCTGACGCCGAAGCTGTACCGGGTCCGGCCGGAGGTGCTGTACGAGCATTTGTATGAGATGCGCAAATCCCATCGGGCCTACACGCTCAAGAAGCCGGTATTCGAGCAGGAGAACCTGGCCGGATTCTACGAGATTACGATCGTCCGCGATCAATGGCTGGAGGCGTTCCAGAACCGGACGCTGATCGTGGCCGGCGGCTGGGTGCTGTTCTTCCTCCTGCTGTATGCGGCCGCGATCTTCGCTCTCCACCGCAAGCTGATTCGTCCGATGCAGGGGCTCATGAGGCAGATGGCCGCCTTCGCGAACGGCGAGTCCGTGCCGAATCCGGTCCATCGGGCGAAGGATGAGGTGGGAGAGCTTATCGGCCGTTTCCAAGAGATGCGCGCCCAGATCGAGTGCGCCCGCGAGCATCTTGCGGAAGAGCAGCGTGAACGGGAGTATATGGTCGCCGCGCTGTCCCATGATCTGAAGACGCCGCTGACCTCGCTTCATGCCTATGCCGAGGCCTTGCAGCAGGAAGGGGAGCTGTCGGAGGAGGAGAAAAGCGACTATTATGCCGTTCTCTTCGACAAGATTGCGCATATGCGGCGCATGCTGGACAATCTGACGATGTATACGGCGCTGAAATCGTCGGAGAAGCTGGAGGAGCGGGTCGAGGTCGACGGGGATGAGCTGTTCGAGATGCTTTTCTCGGGCTATGACGGACTGTGCGCTCATCGCGGGATCCGGCTCGTGACCGACTGCGCCGTCTCGGGCTCTTACTATATGAACGCCCAGCAAATGATTCGGCTGGTCGATAATCTGATGGGCAATGCCATCCGCTATACGGACGGCGGACGCTCGATCTGGCTTGGAGCCTGCTCGCCGTCTCAGCCGCTGCCGGACTGGATTTTTCCGACGATCGTGGACGAGGTGCAGGCTTGGCGGGGGGAACGCCTGATTCTGCTCGTGCAGAATCAAGGGGCGGCCATTCCGGCCGAACAGCTGGAACGGCTGTTCACCCCCTTCTATCAGCCGGATTCCTCCCGGACGAAGGCGCATGCCGGCAGCTCGGGGCTGGGGCTGAGCATCGCGAAGATGATCGTGGAGAAGCATGACGGAGATATTCGGATATGGTCAGAGGCATCGTTCGGCACGCTTGTGGCTTGCCGGTTCCGATAA
- a CDS encoding GntR family transcriptional regulator, which yields MLNRNDYTPLYVQLQRIIRQDIIRGKYKEGDMIPSETQMMKLYGVTRTTIRKAISDLVHEGLLRQVQGKGNFVCLREVKHNIWNFSGFTDYVTKKNEIPVSKVVEKRILTQDGREWMKLVRVRGIQNKLSTLWLTIDTSLVPLSVFPGIDQYDFSRQSLYSIMKQEYKTVPKHALLQIEPIRGDKSTQELLAYEEDIPLLQANGTVISEDEAEIERVQVIYGPHMNFKIVASI from the coding sequence ATGCTTAACCGCAATGACTATACTCCCCTATATGTGCAGTTGCAGCGGATCATCAGACAAGATATTATTCGCGGGAAATATAAGGAGGGGGACATGATTCCTTCCGAGACGCAAATGATGAAGCTGTACGGCGTCACAAGGACAACCATACGCAAAGCGATATCGGATCTGGTCCATGAGGGCCTGTTAAGGCAAGTGCAGGGAAAAGGAAACTTCGTATGCCTCCGGGAAGTGAAGCATAATATTTGGAACTTCAGCGGCTTTACCGATTATGTGACGAAGAAGAATGAGATTCCCGTCTCGAAAGTAGTCGAGAAACGCATCCTGACGCAGGATGGACGGGAATGGATGAAGCTGGTTCGCGTAAGAGGGATCCAGAACAAGCTGTCCACCCTGTGGCTAACGATCGATACGTCGCTGGTTCCGCTGTCCGTTTTCCCGGGCATTGATCAGTATGACTTCTCGCGGCAATCGCTCTATAGCATTATGAAGCAGGAATATAAGACGGTTCCCAAGCATGCGCTCCTCCAGATCGAACCGATTCGGGGAGACAAGAGCACGCAAGAACTGCTGGCCTATGAAGAGGACATCCCGCTGCTGCAAGCAAATGGAACCGTTATCAGCGAAGACGAGGCCGAGATCGAGCGGGTTCAGGTCATCTATGGGCCCCATATGAATTTTAAAATTGTCGCCAGCATTTGA
- a CDS encoding iron chaperone, with amino-acid sequence MEVFADYLAQIDNPQHQARTEEVLAWITRRFPNLMPKIAWNQPMFTDHGTFIIGFSVARHHLAVAPERAGIIHFSDEIVQAGYDHTKQLVRIPWDSPVDFSLLEKMIEFNILDKADCSTFWRK; translated from the coding sequence ATGGAAGTTTTTGCAGACTATCTAGCGCAGATTGATAACCCGCAGCATCAGGCGCGAACGGAAGAGGTTTTGGCTTGGATAACGAGGCGATTTCCAAATTTGATGCCCAAAATTGCGTGGAATCAGCCTATGTTTACCGATCACGGCACATTTATTATTGGCTTTAGCGTAGCCAGACACCATTTGGCTGTTGCCCCCGAAAGGGCAGGGATTATTCATTTTTCTGATGAAATTGTGCAGGCGGGCTATGATCACACCAAGCAGTTGGTACGTATCCCGTGGGATAGTCCGGTTGATTTCTCATTGCTTGAGAAAATGATCGAGTTTAACATTCTGGATAAGGCAGATTGTTCAACTTTTTGGCGAAAATAA
- a CDS encoding response regulator transcription factor has translation MPAHLLLVEDDKEIARIVQDHLRRQGYKITWSSTGAEGWEDFHTGSFDLILVDLMLPEMDGYTLCRNIRLSSNVPLLIISARQEDESKVRGLELGADDYITKPFSLSELSARISSHLRRFRRYSSEGELPRLKKYEGGLVIDEDRQLVTLEEEPISLTAKEWALLQLLAQHPQRAFSKKELYEQVWHQVNIEGNNTVSVHVKSLRTKLGEDIRDPRYIQTVWGTGYRFIGEMLP, from the coding sequence ATGCCAGCGCACCTGCTGCTTGTTGAAGATGATAAAGAGATCGCGCGCATCGTTCAGGATCATTTGCGCAGACAAGGCTATAAAATAACGTGGTCCTCCACCGGGGCGGAAGGGTGGGAGGACTTCCATACCGGTTCGTTCGATCTGATCCTGGTCGATCTGATGCTGCCGGAGATGGACGGCTATACGCTATGCCGCAATATCCGCCTCAGCAGCAATGTGCCGCTGCTTATCATTAGCGCCCGCCAGGAGGATGAGAGCAAGGTGCGGGGATTGGAGCTGGGAGCGGACGATTATATTACGAAGCCGTTCAGCTTGTCCGAGCTGTCGGCCCGCATCAGCTCGCATCTGCGGCGGTTCCGCCGCTACTCGAGCGAAGGGGAGCTGCCCCGCCTCAAAAAGTATGAGGGCGGTCTCGTCATCGACGAGGATCGCCAGCTCGTCACGCTGGAGGAGGAGCCGATTTCGCTGACGGCGAAGGAATGGGCATTGCTTCAGCTGCTGGCTCAGCATCCGCAGCGCGCCTTTTCCAAGAAGGAATTGTACGAGCAGGTGTGGCATCAGGTCAATATCGAGGGCAACAACACGGTGTCGGTTCACGTCAAGAGCCTCCGCACGAAGCTGGGCGAGGATATTCGCGATCCGCGGTATATTCAGACGGTATGGGGAACCGGGTACCGCTTCATCGGTGAAATGCTGCCATGA
- a CDS encoding PH domain-containing protein, translated as MNRGQENRLHPLFIVFSLVKTLRNLWPLLLILFFKGAQQPQRYLVIGGAALLVFLAADIIKWRRFRYQVEADKLLIRQGLFFRDEKTIYYSRIHSVQVEQPLLQRLFGMAQLKIETPGGSGESDGVLPALSQERAEELRSLLMQRSQGREWPEDAAADGSDAGCRPEAEGVRALPLVRMPAGQLFVGALSTVNPGLVLAFFAGLFSFADDIVKRIVPKRISDQLLHAIESSVSGPVSLAIMGAGALLGAWLLSSLLYIVKYYGFTAEERDGSIVITYGLFEKKMNAIKPERVQAIVVKEGLLRQALGYAEIEVRVVSSDMDASLMLHPYVPVRDIPQLLSRCLPGFELGSVQHGAPRRAWWYYIRYRLLFLALAFIGVYWFLGAWAYWVLALLPPLLLTGWLGFRDAGVGLRDRQFIVRNRIIARKTCYVLRPQIVALQMGRTYFQETKRLMSLKAHLLNGNDFSVSCLDEQDVQEIWAWYQRRKRRS; from the coding sequence ATGAATAGGGGGCAGGAGAATCGCCTTCATCCGTTGTTCATCGTATTCTCGTTGGTTAAAACACTGAGGAATCTATGGCCGCTGCTGCTGATCTTGTTCTTCAAAGGGGCTCAGCAGCCGCAGCGTTATCTTGTCATTGGAGGGGCCGCCTTGCTGGTGTTCCTCGCGGCGGACATCATCAAGTGGCGGCGGTTCCGCTATCAGGTGGAAGCCGATAAGCTTCTGATCCGCCAGGGGCTGTTCTTCCGGGATGAGAAGACGATCTATTACAGCCGGATTCATTCGGTGCAGGTGGAGCAGCCTCTGCTGCAGCGCCTCTTCGGTATGGCGCAGCTGAAGATTGAGACGCCGGGCGGAAGCGGCGAGTCGGACGGCGTCCTCCCCGCGCTGTCGCAGGAGAGGGCGGAGGAGCTGCGCAGCCTGCTCATGCAGCGCAGCCAGGGGCGCGAATGGCCGGAGGACGCCGCGGCGGACGGCAGCGATGCCGGGTGCCGGCCGGAAGCGGAGGGCGTCCGGGCGCTTCCCCTCGTCCGCATGCCGGCAGGCCAACTGTTCGTCGGCGCGCTTAGCACGGTGAATCCCGGGCTGGTGCTGGCGTTCTTCGCCGGGCTGTTCTCGTTCGCCGATGACATTGTGAAGCGGATTGTGCCGAAGCGAATCTCGGACCAACTGCTCCATGCCATCGAATCGAGCGTGTCCGGGCCGGTGTCGCTCGCGATCATGGGCGCCGGGGCGCTGCTTGGCGCCTGGCTGCTGTCCTCCTTGCTCTATATCGTCAAGTATTACGGGTTCACGGCGGAGGAGCGGGACGGGAGCATCGTCATCACCTACGGGTTGTTCGAGAAAAAGATGAATGCCATCAAGCCGGAGCGCGTCCAGGCCATCGTCGTGAAGGAGGGACTGCTCCGCCAAGCGCTGGGCTATGCCGAGATCGAGGTCCGCGTCGTCTCGTCGGACATGGACGCATCGCTGATGCTGCATCCGTACGTCCCGGTCCGCGACATTCCGCAGCTGCTGTCGCGCTGCCTGCCGGGCTTCGAGCTCGGTTCGGTGCAGCATGGCGCGCCGCGTCGGGCCTGGTGGTATTATATCCGCTACCGCCTGCTGTTCCTCGCGCTTGCCTTCATTGGCGTATACTGGTTCCTGGGGGCCTGGGCCTATTGGGTGCTGGCGCTGCTGCCTCCGCTGCTGCTCACCGGCTGGCTGGGCTTCCGCGATGCCGGCGTCGGGCTGCGGGATCGGCAGTTCATTGTGCGGAACCGGATTATCGCGCGCAAGACCTGCTATGTGCTGCGCCCGCAAATTGTCGCCTTGCAGATGGGGCGGACGTATTTTCAGGAGACGAAGCGTCTGATGTCGCTCAAGGCTCATCTGCTGAACGGCAATGATTTCTCGGTTTCCTGTCTGGATGAACAGGATGTGCAAGAGATTTGGGCGTGGTATCAGCGCAGAAAGAGAAGAAGTTAG
- a CDS encoding phosphotransferase, which produces MDSKLGGKIGEGGCSEVFAWEDGSKLVKVAKANTDMEAMRREFHNNRMAWEHGLPVARPYELVEIGGRPGIVCERIYGESIMERFVKKALKPTQPAGKIGIPDGEDIRLTARALYEIHQAAIQLPSSQRSTMIYSIQSVDYLTLAEKEAVIAILDALPLKQQLCHGDPNPNNMFIREDGQVAVIDWMNASIGNPEADLAEYMIMIRYAVLPSELPGSISEFLDPMREAIIDIFMDEYTKLSGMTYEEVYPWLVPVAARKLSADAISEEEKSLLVQEIRRSLRETQGGGTSQC; this is translated from the coding sequence ATGGATAGCAAGCTTGGGGGCAAGATCGGTGAGGGCGGATGCTCTGAGGTGTTCGCGTGGGAGGACGGCAGCAAACTCGTCAAGGTAGCCAAGGCGAATACGGACATGGAAGCGATGAGACGGGAATTTCACAATAACCGGATGGCATGGGAGCATGGGCTTCCCGTGGCCCGGCCTTATGAGCTGGTAGAGATCGGCGGCCGCCCCGGCATCGTGTGTGAGCGGATCTATGGGGAATCGATTATGGAGCGCTTTGTGAAGAAGGCGCTGAAGCCAACTCAGCCAGCGGGAAAAATCGGCATTCCTGACGGGGAAGATATCCGTCTCACTGCCCGCGCATTATATGAAATACACCAAGCGGCTATCCAGCTGCCATCCTCCCAGAGAAGCACGATGATATACTCCATTCAAAGTGTTGATTATTTAACTTTGGCTGAGAAAGAGGCGGTTATCGCGATCTTGGATGCGCTACCTCTCAAGCAGCAATTATGTCATGGCGATCCGAATCCGAACAATATGTTCATTCGTGAGGATGGCCAAGTTGCGGTTATCGATTGGATGAACGCGTCGATCGGGAATCCGGAGGCCGACCTGGCCGAATATATGATAATGATCAGGTATGCGGTCCTGCCATCTGAGCTACCCGGCAGCATCTCGGAATTTTTGGATCCGATGAGAGAAGCGATTATCGATATCTTTATGGATGAGTATACGAAGTTATCGGGAATGACCTATGAAGAAGTATATCCATGGCTTGTGCCTGTTGCTGCACGAAAGTTATCTGCGGATGCCATTTCGGAAGAAGAGAAGAGCCTATTAGTTCAGGAGATTCGAAGAAGCTTGAGGGAGACGCAGGGGGGAGGCACTAGTCAATGCTAG
- a CDS encoding ABC transporter permease — protein MAQIVSNPPPIAAPPVNEEPSISPWKDGWRSFRKNKAALAGVGIVIFFLFLAVFADLLAPYSYDSQKLTDKHLAPSSAHWFGTDEYGRDILSRIIYGARLSLWVGFVSVAGSIIAGSVLGLIAGYYGRWLDMFISRLFEILLAFPSILLAIAIVATLGPSLQNALIAIAIINIPTFGRLVRSRVLAIKEEEYIAAAKAIGMKDGRVIFHHILPNSLAPIIVQGTLAIATAILECAALGFLGLGAQAPASEWGTMLAESRNYILQAPWTVLFPGLSIMLTVLGFNLMGDGLRDALDPKMKS, from the coding sequence ATGGCCCAAATCGTCAGCAATCCCCCGCCGATCGCGGCTCCCCCCGTGAACGAAGAACCCTCCATCTCGCCATGGAAGGATGGGTGGAGAAGTTTTAGGAAAAATAAAGCCGCCCTTGCCGGCGTAGGCATCGTCATCTTTTTTCTTTTTCTGGCTGTTTTTGCGGATTTATTGGCTCCCTATTCCTATGATTCTCAAAAATTGACTGACAAGCATTTAGCCCCGTCGTCAGCGCACTGGTTTGGAACGGATGAATACGGGCGGGATATCCTGAGCCGGATCATTTATGGCGCCCGGCTGTCTTTATGGGTGGGCTTCGTCTCTGTTGCGGGGTCCATCATTGCTGGATCGGTACTAGGCCTGATAGCAGGGTATTACGGAAGATGGCTAGACATGTTTATCTCTAGACTCTTTGAAATATTACTGGCCTTCCCAAGCATTTTGCTAGCGATTGCCATTGTGGCTACATTGGGACCATCCCTACAAAATGCATTGATCGCCATTGCCATCATCAATATCCCGACCTTTGGCAGGTTGGTCCGTTCAAGAGTGCTGGCTATCAAGGAAGAGGAATATATCGCAGCGGCGAAAGCCATTGGAATGAAAGACGGCAGAGTCATCTTCCACCACATTCTTCCGAACAGTCTGGCCCCTATCATCGTGCAGGGCACGCTGGCCATTGCGACGGCTATCCTTGAATGCGCGGCATTGGGATTTCTGGGCTTGGGCGCGCAGGCTCCGGCATCGGAGTGGGGAACCATGCTGGCTGAATCCCGGAACTACATTCTTCAAGCGCCATGGACCGTATTATTCCCTGGGTTATCCATCATGTTGACTGTCCTCGGGTTTAATTTGATGGGAGACGGCCTGCGGGACGCGCTGGATCCGAAAATGAAAAGCTAA
- a CDS encoding ABC transporter permease, protein MFSFTMKRLGALIPVLLGMAFIVFMMIRAIPGNPAQLILGQQATKDAVAALTKELGLDQPWYVQFFKYLGGLFTGDLGVSLKTRTPVAEEIWPYLAATIELAVIAMIIAVVIGVNAGIISAWFQNSWFDYVAMIIALIGVSMPIFWLGLMEQYIVALKWDLLPTTGRDNIRDPVEAITNLYLIDSLLHRRFDQFIEVIRHLILPGIALATIPMAIIARMTRSSMLEVMRSDFIRTARAKGMRMFWVVYKHSLKNALIPVVTVIGLQTGMLLGGAILTETIFGWPGIGTYIYNAINYRDYPVIQSGILVIAFIFIMINLFVDLLYAAIDPRIKYK, encoded by the coding sequence TTGTTCTCTTTCACAATGAAACGGCTGGGAGCCTTAATTCCGGTGCTTCTGGGAATGGCGTTCATCGTGTTCATGATGATTCGGGCCATTCCCGGCAACCCGGCACAGCTTATTCTTGGCCAGCAGGCCACAAAGGATGCCGTGGCGGCACTGACCAAGGAATTAGGATTAGACCAGCCATGGTATGTACAATTTTTTAAATACTTGGGCGGATTATTTACAGGGGATTTGGGCGTTTCCCTCAAAACAAGAACGCCAGTCGCCGAGGAAATTTGGCCTTACTTGGCAGCAACGATCGAACTTGCCGTCATTGCTATGATTATTGCGGTTGTCATTGGCGTAAATGCCGGGATTATTTCAGCATGGTTCCAAAATTCATGGTTCGATTATGTGGCCATGATTATCGCGCTTATCGGCGTATCGATGCCTATTTTTTGGCTTGGCCTGATGGAACAATACATCGTCGCGCTGAAATGGGATCTTTTACCGACGACCGGGCGCGATAATATACGGGATCCCGTGGAGGCGATCACGAATTTATATTTGATTGATTCGTTGCTGCACAGGAGATTCGATCAATTCATCGAGGTGATCCGTCATTTAATCTTGCCTGGCATTGCCTTGGCCACGATTCCAATGGCGATCATAGCCCGAATGACCAGATCCTCCATGCTCGAGGTGATGCGCTCCGATTTTATCCGCACAGCCCGCGCCAAAGGAATGCGCATGTTCTGGGTGGTGTACAAACATTCCTTGAAAAACGCGTTAATTCCGGTTGTGACCGTCATCGGTCTGCAGACAGGCATGCTGCTCGGAGGGGCGATATTAACGGAGACCATATTCGGGTGGCCGGGAATTGGCACTTATATTTACAATGCGATTAATTACCGCGATTATCCGGTGATTCAATCTGGAATTTTAGTCATTGCCTTCATCTTTATTATGATTAATCTGTTCGTCGATTTGCTGTATGCGGCAATCGATCCGAGAATTAAGTATAAGTAG
- a CDS encoding ADP-ribosylglycohydrolase family protein, with translation MKQKIAGALYGLAIGDAMGMPSELWARSKVKEYFGTITDFLDGPPENEVACNFTKGQYTDDTAQALLILDALIENKFVPDTSIIARHLLDWADRIGAFDNNILGPSSKAALGAIKEGRDPEPFTSRAETNGAAMRIAPIGCLFSRDRKAELAQYVYDISRVTHTTDVAVSGAAMVAAAVSSALEDQDWDTMMRDALEAYDIARHLGAATYSPSLAERLKLALQYAKQYEHDEERFSQKIYDVIGSGVLTSESVPAALAIAYYAKDPHRCSLICANLGGDTDTIGAMATAICGARAGLDAIDPLWIGRIDESNSVDLHHYAKRLLSHRHRN, from the coding sequence ATGAAGCAAAAAATTGCCGGGGCTCTATACGGATTGGCCATCGGCGATGCGATGGGCATGCCGTCGGAGCTGTGGGCAAGAAGCAAGGTCAAGGAGTACTTCGGCACAATTACCGATTTTCTCGACGGGCCGCCGGAAAACGAAGTGGCCTGCAATTTTACGAAAGGGCAGTATACGGATGATACGGCGCAGGCGTTATTGATTTTGGACGCGCTTATTGAAAACAAGTTTGTTCCCGACACCTCCATTATCGCCCGGCATCTGTTGGACTGGGCGGATCGAATCGGCGCCTTCGACAACAATATTCTCGGGCCGAGCTCCAAGGCGGCCTTGGGAGCGATCAAGGAAGGCCGGGACCCCGAGCCCTTCACGTCCAGGGCGGAGACGAACGGCGCGGCCATGCGCATCGCTCCGATCGGATGCCTGTTCAGCCGGGATCGGAAGGCCGAATTGGCTCAATATGTATACGACATCAGCCGAGTGACGCATACGACCGATGTCGCCGTGAGCGGCGCGGCGATGGTTGCCGCGGCAGTCAGCTCCGCCCTGGAGGATCAGGATTGGGATACGATGATGCGGGATGCGCTGGAAGCTTACGATATCGCGCGTCACCTCGGAGCCGCCACCTATAGCCCGTCGTTGGCCGAGCGTCTGAAGCTGGCGCTTCAATACGCGAAGCAGTACGAGCACGATGAAGAGCGGTTCTCCCAGAAAATATACGACGTGATCGGAAGCGGCGTCTTGACGAGCGAGTCGGTGCCTGCGGCGCTGGCGATAGCTTACTACGCCAAGGACCCTCATCGCTGCAGCCTGATATGCGCGAACCTGGGCGGAGATACCGATACAATCGGGGCGATGGCGACCGCCATTTGCGGGGCCAGGGCCGGACTCGATGCGATCGATCCGCTGTGGATTGGGCGGATCGACGAGAGCAATTCCGTCGATTTGC
- a CDS encoding NUDIX hydrolase, giving the protein MLEYIKRMRSRIGHDPLLLCGASIILYNASRQVLMLNRSDNGRWCFPGGAIELGETTEEAVRRELLEETGLTVGELRLFGVFSGEELHYVYPNGDEVYIVDVVYTSNQFRGELTIDEESRAYQFFAINDLPAEISPPVAPIVAELKRRHGLTV; this is encoded by the coding sequence ATGCTAGAGTATATCAAAAGGATGCGGAGCCGTATTGGCCACGACCCGTTGCTGTTATGCGGCGCAAGCATTATATTGTATAACGCGTCGCGGCAAGTGCTGATGCTCAACCGATCGGATAACGGACGCTGGTGTTTCCCGGGCGGGGCCATTGAACTGGGCGAGACCACGGAGGAAGCGGTGCGGAGAGAACTGCTGGAGGAGACCGGGCTTACGGTCGGGGAGCTTCGTCTTTTCGGAGTGTTTTCGGGAGAAGAGCTCCATTATGTCTATCCGAATGGGGACGAGGTGTATATTGTCGATGTCGTTTATACAAGTAATCAATTTAGGGGAGAATTAACGATTGATGAAGAAAGCCGGGCGTATCAATTTTTTGCTATTAACGATCTCCCGGCCGAGATTAGCCCGCCGGTCGCGCCTATCGTGGCAGAGTTGAAGCGAAGACATGGCCTAACCGTCTGA
- a CDS encoding PH domain-containing protein, whose translation MNEAPTRRLHPDFMKAARIRACAAHVILFAAVVAYAIAAHIQGWVKYPGWIAFVLFLATGTWYIFLSPVLTYRYFSYDVREEEVEIHSGIFFRKYVLVPMTRVQHVEKASGPVLRKFDLARISIVTAATTHEIQGLKSADAEALKQRIAVLARVEDDE comes from the coding sequence ATGAACGAGGCACCGACCAGACGGCTGCATCCGGACTTCATGAAGGCGGCCCGCATTCGCGCATGCGCGGCCCATGTTATTCTCTTCGCGGCGGTCGTCGCCTACGCCATCGCGGCTCATATTCAGGGATGGGTGAAGTATCCGGGCTGGATTGCTTTCGTTCTCTTTTTGGCGACGGGCACATGGTATATTTTCCTCTCGCCCGTGCTGACTTACCGTTATTTTAGCTATGATGTTCGAGAAGAGGAAGTGGAGATTCATTCGGGCATCTTTTTCCGGAAATATGTGCTCGTGCCGATGACCCGCGTGCAGCATGTCGAGAAGGCGAGCGGCCCCGTGCTGCGGAAGTTCGATCTGGCCCGGATCTCCATCGTGACCGCGGCCACGACCCATGAGATTCAAGGGTTGAAATCGGCGGACGCCGAAGCGTTGAAGCAGCGCATCGCCGTCCTCGCCAGGGTGGAAGACGATGAATAG
- a CDS encoding LolA family protein: MRIIRAGLCILLVCSFLASGCRSNLGFNLSGEQIVDKVLENGKESFSYYGESLNITYENGKQKDSYLMKEWLDGETDRMRLEVSSAKDSTVTVNDGHQFIVWDQTGGEAFRMSVRGDSPPLTQREQMKQMLEKLQATHDFETVGEEKVGEWNTVHFKAVSKKKDDLFQRMELWIDPKTWMMLRSVFESGPIRSESTYTKLDLSPKFDEDTFKLEIPKGIPVLDLDPAMETRKVTLEEAETALGRTFLQWRADGVKLMEIKMYDLQKDFDRTEIALNYWKDDKPYLTLSVSSAPEGASMESDYGVEKVEARGQTAIYDDSLHSLWWDEDGLRYTIMPELDSMTKEQVLSIAGQLR; the protein is encoded by the coding sequence ATGAGGATAATTCGCGCCGGATTATGCATATTGCTCGTCTGCAGCTTCCTGGCGAGCGGGTGTAGGAGCAATCTGGGGTTCAATCTGTCGGGAGAGCAGATTGTGGACAAGGTGCTGGAGAACGGGAAGGAATCATTCTCCTATTATGGGGAGAGCCTGAACATCACCTATGAGAACGGGAAGCAAAAAGACAGCTACCTGATGAAGGAATGGCTGGATGGCGAGACCGATCGGATGCGCCTCGAGGTGTCGTCGGCGAAGGACAGCACCGTTACGGTGAACGACGGGCATCAGTTCATCGTATGGGATCAGACGGGAGGGGAAGCCTTCCGCATGTCGGTGCGGGGTGACAGCCCGCCGCTGACGCAGCGGGAGCAGATGAAGCAGATGCTGGAAAAGCTGCAAGCCACCCATGATTTCGAGACAGTGGGCGAAGAGAAGGTCGGCGAGTGGAACACGGTTCATTTCAAGGCGGTCTCGAAAAAGAAGGATGATCTGTTCCAGCGGATGGAGCTGTGGATTGACCCGAAGACATGGATGATGCTGAGAAGCGTGTTCGAAAGCGGGCCGATCCGTTCGGAGTCGACCTATACGAAGCTGGATTTGTCTCCGAAATTCGACGAGGACACGTTCAAGTTGGAAATCCCGAAAGGCATCCCCGTGCTTGATCTGGATCCGGCGATGGAGACGAGGAAGGTGACGCTGGAGGAGGCGGAGACGGCGCTTGGCCGCACCTTCCTCCAGTGGCGGGCGGACGGTGTGAAGCTGATGGAAATCAAGATGTATGACCTTCAAAAAGACTTCGATCGGACGGAGATCGCGCTGAATTATTGGAAGGACGATAAGCCGTATCTGACGCTTAGCGTCTCTTCGGCTCCGGAAGGAGCGAGCATGGAATCGGATTACGGGGTGGAGAAGGTCGAGGCTCGCGGCCAGACGGCGATATACGACGACTCCCTCCATTCGCTCTGGTGGGATGAGGATGGCCTGCGGTACACCATCATGCCGGAGTTGGATTCCATGACGAAGGAACAGGTGCTGTCGATTGCCGGGCAGCTCCGATGA